The following is a genomic window from Neomonachus schauinslandi chromosome 15, ASM220157v2, whole genome shotgun sequence.
CCGGAACGGTCGGCCTTTCGGCGCGCACCGAGAAGGCAGCAAGAGTGGCTGCGCGGGCAGGGCTATAGCCGGTTGTCTGGAATTGTGGTGGTTGGAGGTCTCACAACACCGCTGTCATGGTGAGATGGGGGGCGAGGAGGAGGGACGCGGGGTAGGGACTGAGGAACGGGGAGGGCGGCATGGGAGGTTTGGGAAGCAGAGAGGGCCTGGTGGTCGTTTGAAGTTTGAAGGGAAGCTGACCACCGTGAGGACCAAGGGCTTGAAGGCGGCTTCCCGCAGCTGCACAGCGCTCATGTCAGAGCTGGAGTTCGCGGTGTGCAGCCGCCTCCAGAGTGGAGGGCGGTGCGTACGGGAGCCTCGGGATCAGGGGCCGCGCCGGGGGCTCTGGCCGCGTTTGGCCCCTGGCGCTGAGCCCCTTCGCTCTGTCTGCCGCAGTCTATAATGTCCTATAACGGAGGGGCCGTCATGGCCATGAAGGGGAAGAACTGTGTGGCCATCGCTGCCGACAGGCGCTTCGGGATCCAGGCCCAGATGGTGACCACGGACTTCCAGAAGATCTTTCCCATGGGCGATCGGCTGTACATAGGCCTGGCCGGGCTCGCCACCGATGTCCAGACTGTGTAAGTGTCCGGGGTCCCCGCCCACACGCAGGCCTCTTCTTGGGCTAGCCTGGCCTGGCGTCTCGAGTGGCCCACGTATCAGTCATCTACCAAACAGCACCAGTGAATCAGAGACTTTGCCGGACGCAGTAAGCCGTACAGAATTGTATCCTAACCAGCTGACACCCGCATTTACTCAGTGCTAGACTCTGCGCGGAGCACCTTAGATGCATGGACTTACTTAATCCTCTTAACTACATGACCAAGTTGCTGTCCCAttatgcagatgaggaaactgagagtcTTAGTTTTTCTTGCCCAGTGTGCAAGCTTACGAATGCCATCCAGGATCCCAGTGCAGGTCTCTCTCGGGCCTGTGCTCAGTCCCTAAATAAATCCAGTTTTAGTTGGGAAACGCTATACGGAAAGGTAACTAACCCATGATGAGCTGGTGCATATTAGCTGCTAGATTTGTCATCTAGTGGACAGAGGCTCTGTGATTTGAGAGGAGGGGGGAATCTGGGAGATGACATAGGTAGCTGTTGTGTTGGTCCAGGTATGAGGGTTATTGTCCGGATGGGTGGAAGCggtgggaaagggaaggaaggcactTCTAAGAGTTGTTGCTGACCAGCCTTAGTGGCCACTTGGATATCGTGAGACTACATTTAGAGTCATTCATTGAGGGTGAGTCTGTGTCTTTTTTATCTGTTACTAGTATCTAGATCCGTAGGTGGCATGTAGGTAatccagaaatgttttaaagatgatttCTGTTTTGAGCATGTCGCCTGAAATACAGAAACTGGGAGGGCTAGTTTTAGGGGAAAGGTGATGGCTGATTTTGACACTACTTTTGAAGGGACAaggcaagccaaggagagacatCTTTCAAGCAGTCGGGATCTTGACATTATCTATCTCAGGGCTGGCGAAGCACTGGTGATCTTTTAAACCTATGGGAGAGACAAACTatggagaggagaaaaatgagctGCTGTTCGAGAGCTGAACTGAATATTTAGCAGTGCGGGGAAGTAGAGAGGCCAGAGGGAAAGAATCAGGATAGGGTTTATAAGAGGGAAGATGTCACAGGTGGTAGGTCCTGCAGGAAGCTGGTGGCCCAACAAACAGCAGTTCCTGGACTTAGTTCTTAGAAGACCAAGAGAATAGTTCACTAAGGTGAGTGAAACCTTGTCAGagaattttttctctcatttccctcGAAGCTCCCTCAGTCTCAAGAACACACGACTTGGAAATTCTTCCTAGATCTAAGCCAGCCACATCCTGGTGGAATCAAGGTGACAGCTTTGATTTCCCATCCCTGTAAAGGCCCCCATCAGCCTTCCTCTCCCCAGTCATGGCCCGTCTCCTCacaccatttccttttcttcaggaGGCTTTCTCACCAAGTTTGTGTGCTTGGGGGCAGTAATAGCTAATTTtgctaggcctcagtttcctcacctgtcagAGGAAACTCAGGTTGTATCTGAGGCTTTGTTCTGTCCTTTGATGACTGCTTTGCCTCTGGCAGCACTGGCATTGGTCTGCCCCCTGCAGGGGCCtgtcctgggctctgggctgtgGCACTGGAGGAGGTGTGTGGCCTTTTTGCTTCGGCACCTTCCAGACCGTTAGTACAgcagctgctttttttttaagattttatttatttaacagagagagacacagcaagaggggaaacacaagcagggggagtggaagagagagaagcaggcttcccgccgagcggggagcccgatgcggggctcgatcccaggaccctgggatcatgactggagccgaaggcagacgcccaacgactgagccacccaggtgtccccagctGCTGCTTCTTAACACACAGAAGACTTTGTAGTTTTCCAAGCACCTGGTCGTCCCCCCATACATTGTCTCACTGCTCTGTGATTTGTTGTGTCCTCATCGTACGGATGGAAAAATTAAGTGGGAGGATGAAGGCTTAGGTCAGCTCTTGCAGTccattgctctttcttttctttccttcttttccttttttttttttttccactgctcTTTCTGCTGTCCACTCCTGTCACTGTGTGTGCAGGTGGACTCCTATGAGGAGTATAGAGGAGCTGTGCGTTTTATATAAATTGTTCCTCAAGAAAGAGAGGcaaaatccactttttttttttttttaagattttatttatttatttgatagagagacgcacagcgagagcaggaacacaagcagggggagtgggggagggagaagcaggcttcccgcagagcagggagcctgatgcggggctcgatcccaggaccctgggatcatgacctgagctgaaggcagacgcttaacgactgagccacccaggtgccccgcagaatctacttctttttttttttttttttaagattttatttatttatttgagagagagagcacatgagaggggggagggtcagagggagaagcagactccctgccgagcagggagcccgatgcgggactcgatgcgggactcgatccagggactccaggatcatgacctgagccgaaggcagtcgcttaaccaactgagccacccaggcgccccagaatctaCTTCTTAGTTCCCCTttcctcacctcaaaaaaaaactGTGGGAAAAGCAGTGTTAGCAGAGTGGCATGTTTACAGGTGGTAAGTGTCGGACAGTCTGAAACATGGACGTGAGGCTGGACTTCCAGTGAGAAAATCactgggaggggaagagaggggcctTGTCAGGGGTGGGGATTGTGTGTCTCCCTCCGTACCTCCTGACCTCTGCAGGGTGGACACCAGGGGACATTCAGTAGTGACTTACTACctcacttttcttttcctatcaCAGTGCCCAGCGCCTCAAGTTCCGGCTGAACCTGTATGAGCTGAAGGAAGGTCGGCAGATCAAGCCCTACACCCTCATGAGCATGGTGGCCAACCTCTTGTATGAGAAACGGTGAGTGGAAGTGTAGCCTGGGACTTGGGGCATGCAGAGACCTTTGGCCAAGTAGGTACGTAGTATGGAGGGATGCCCAGGAagattcctcctccttctcccgtTGCTTATTTGCAGGGTGATAGTCTTACTTTTTGGGTCTGTTTTCTGTGGGTCTGACAaccaaataggaaagaaaagggtTACTTGAGAAGAAGGCAGGGAATGCAAATAGCAGACAAATGTGCTTCCAGGCAACAGAATTAACCCCTCCAAAGAGTGCCTGGTTAGTCTCCCAGCCAGGAGCCACCTGTACTCcagagctactttttttttttttttttttaagattttatttatttatttgagagagagagaatgagagagagagagagcatgagggggggagggtcagagggagaagcagactcctcgctgagcaaggagcccgatgcgggactcgatccagggactccaggatcatgacctgagccgaaggcagtcgcttaaccaactgaaccacccaggcacccccagagctaCTTCTTAGGCACTAGATTCTCAGACCTAGGAATTGGGTATCTGAATTTTTGTCCGTTTTCTTTGAAGACTTCATGACGAGGAAAGCAGAGGCCTAGCTGCAGAATCTAGTGCAGAAGCTGGGATCGAAGGAGAGCCCCACAGGGACTTTTCCACTCAGCTCTGGGCTAAACTGGGTGGCAGACAAGtggagttctttttttcctttttttctttttaaactttttattttgaaataatttcaaactttgtGGAAAAGTTACAGACGTACTCTTTAGCTTTCAAAACTAAGTCTTTGCCATTTCCATACCTGGAGCAATACTGTTGCCTTTTTAGTCTCACAATCTAAAAACCATAAAAGGGTTGCCTTTTTCTAGGTGTATGTTAATATCCTCAGATACAAACTGTCTGCATGTGTGGTAACCATGTTTATCAAAATCCCAAATTGAGAAAggcttaaatgattttttaaactgATCTATAGAGGGGGGAAAATGTCTTATACATTTGTGAAAATTAACTCACATTACACATTTATTTGTGTAATggcttatgtttttgttttaagtaaactctacacccagcgtggggcgtGAGCTCACaagttgggtgcagagattactttaaataaataaataaacttaaaaaaaaaaaaaaaacagtcgcatgctctactgactgagccagcaccCCACTGTgtttatagaaaataagaaaaatacacaatggggcgcctcggtggctcagtcagttaaatgtctgcctttggttcaggtcatgatcccagggtcctgggatcaatccccgcgtcgggctcgatcccagggtcctgggatcaatccccgcgtcgggctccctgctcagctgggagtctgcttctccccctccttcccatttgtgctctatctctgtctctctgaaataaacaaataaaatattttaagaaaagaaaagaaaaatatagaacattGAGGCTGACCTGGAAAATTCTAGGTTCTTAGTTAGTCAGCAGCTTTCTCTACAAGCCCAATTGAAGTCAGTGATTTTCCAGCAGAATAGGCTAATGCTGTGATTTGCAAACTTGAGCAAtgtacagactttttttttttaaagattttatttatttattatttgagagagagagaccgagcagggagaggaacagaggaagaggcagaagcaggttccccctgagcagggagtccaacatggggctcgatcccaggaccccgggatcatgacctgagccgaaggcagacgcttaaccgactgagccactcaggcgcccttattttttattttttttaaagattttatttatttgacagagagagacacagtgagagagggaacacaagcaggggtagtgtgAGAgtaagaagcaggcttcctgctgagcagggagcccgatgtagggctcgatcccaggaccctgggatcatgacctgagccgaaggcagacgcttaacgactgagccacccaggtgccccttttcagtatttttcttagAAACTGCTTCAAAGCTGTTTTCAAAAGGAGTGGAGGTATAGATACATGTATGAATAGAGAATTGAATGGTGGTAGGACTTTGGTTAGGATAGGGAAGATTAGAAGAAATCAGAATTCCCAAAAAAAGGAAGTGGAAGAGAAGGTCAGGGTGAGGAGGATAGGAAGGCAAGTGTCAGGGAAAAGAAGAAGTCTTTGAGCATTGTCAGAtgccaggaggtggggaagggtgaACCAAAGCTGGCTCATttgtagagcacgtgactcttaaTCCTGGGGTCGTTGAGGTTGAGCTGTCTGTTGGGCGTAGGGTTTAAAGAAAAGCTGGCCTTGGGGAAGTGGGTCTTCCCAAAGAGGCCCTCTGTGCTCCTGCCCGGTCTGAGTAGGCCTGAGCAGGAAAGTGGATGTGCTTGAGCTGTGGTTTCTTTCTGCTCCTGGCCTGCACAGGTTTGGCCCCTACTACACAGAGCCCGTCATCGCTGGGTTGGACCCGAAGACCTTTAAGCCCTTCATTTGCTCTCTAGACCTCATCGGCTGCCCCATGGTGACTGACGACTTTGTGGTCAGCGGCACCTGCTCAGAACAGATGTACGGGATGTGCGAGTCCctctgggagcccaacatggtgaGTCGGCGGCACGGAGTGGGACTGGGCTCTGAGGTGTCCACCCCTTGGCCATCATGTGTTTACGTGGTGTGTGATGTCCTCACATCAGGAGGAGGTGCAGGTAGGAGAGAAAGCCCAGCTGCTGGGCCTTGGGAGGGTGTCCAGAAACTCCATCTGCCAGGCCTTGGTGCAGGCGTTGGTGTCGCTGCTGGTTAGCGGAGGAAGTTCAGAGCTTGAATTCCCCTTCACTTGCCCTTCCATACCTTGCTTCCTTTTGAGGAGCTGAGGGGGCTTCCCACATCCAGGGAACCATCCCTCACTTCAGGCACGGGGATAGCCAGAGTTGGGCACCTTGAGCCTAGGAAAAAGAGTTAAGGGGTCAAACCAAGTTAGGGTCCAAGGCTCTGGGTCTGAGGCTTCTGCTCTGTTGGCAGGAGCCAGAACACCTATTTGAAACCATCTCGCAAGCCATGCTGAATGCTGTGGATCGGGATGCAGTGTCAGGCATGGGAGTCATTGTCCATATCATGTGAGTATGAGTTGGGAAAAGCCAAGAAGCTTTGCAGACACCTGCCTTTCCCCTCCCGGACAAACACCTCCTTTTCCCATGCCCCTGAGCAGGTGTGAGGGGGGAAAGGCACTTGTGGCAGGCTTGGGATAGCAGAAACCCAACCTGGTTTCCCTGGCCTCGGTCAGGTGAGGCTCCGTGACCCTGAGTCCGCCCCCGACCCCCGCTTGCTCACAGTGGACATTGCTTTCTTAAGTATCCCCAAATCTCAGGGGTCTGTGTGGGGATGCGCCACAGCAGAACTACTGCAGATTGATCAGAACTCCAGGTGactccctcctctcccagctcctgcttCTGGATGACGTTCTGAGCCCCAACAGGGTGATATTCTGAGCTCTGGGAACAGATTTTCCAAGCCCAGCCAGTTCCCTACCTGCCACCCCCTATTTCCCCTTACGTGTCTGGAGCTATCACCAGGAACCTGATTGGATGAAGTAGGTGTCCTCCCAACAGCTTTCCTTGGGTACATCCCAAAATAAGCATTTGGACCCTTTTTTTAATGGGAGAGCTTGCTTAATTATGAAAAACAGACTGGGGCTGATATAGAGAATTGA
Proteins encoded in this region:
- the PSMB3 gene encoding proteasome subunit beta type-3, producing the protein MSIMSYNGGAVMAMKGKNCVAIAADRRFGIQAQMVTTDFQKIFPMGDRLYIGLAGLATDVQTVAQRLKFRLNLYELKEGRQIKPYTLMSMVANLLYEKRFGPYYTEPVIAGLDPKTFKPFICSLDLIGCPMVTDDFVVSGTCSEQMYGMCESLWEPNMEPEHLFETISQAMLNAVDRDAVSGMGVIVHIIEKDKITTRTLKARMD